The Micromonospora sp. Llam0 genome includes a window with the following:
- a CDS encoding PHB depolymerase family esterase has translation MSRFRRRSAVLIVTGVLGALVAGCTSAPDPAPPTSGTTPPATDGGVVAPVDTPPVGSSAGSITVDGYERTYRVYRPAGVAETTPVPVVVMLHGLLGSGRQAESWYGWNAVADQHGFVVVYPDSRNRAWAVTEECCGASARDGVDDVGFVLTLVESLGQRLSFDPDRHYLVGMSNGGMLAYRIACDSSTFAAVTGVATTMLGDCPAPEPISVLHIHGTADETIPYTGGPGRRDGTGNGRVPDKADGPAAPDLVGRWRQVDECGAARTATEGSVTTSVADCAAGRGVTLITIDGAGHQWPGSETTAAGRLLGLDPPATELDATATSWQFFAAHPRPA, from the coding sequence ATGTCGCGGTTCCGGCGCCGGTCGGCGGTTCTGATTGTCACGGGAGTCCTCGGGGCACTCGTCGCAGGCTGCACGTCGGCGCCGGACCCGGCACCGCCGACATCGGGCACCACCCCGCCGGCCACGGACGGCGGGGTGGTCGCTCCGGTCGACACCCCGCCGGTCGGCTCGTCGGCCGGGTCGATCACCGTCGACGGCTACGAGCGGACCTACCGGGTGTACCGCCCGGCCGGGGTCGCCGAGACGACGCCGGTGCCGGTCGTCGTCATGCTGCACGGTCTGCTCGGCAGCGGCCGGCAGGCCGAATCCTGGTACGGCTGGAACGCCGTCGCCGACCAGCACGGCTTCGTCGTGGTCTACCCGGACTCCCGTAACCGGGCCTGGGCGGTGACCGAGGAGTGCTGCGGTGCTTCGGCGCGCGACGGTGTCGACGACGTGGGGTTCGTCCTCACCCTGGTGGAGTCGCTCGGGCAGCGGCTCTCCTTCGACCCCGACCGTCACTACCTCGTCGGCATGTCCAACGGCGGTATGCTCGCCTACCGGATCGCCTGCGACAGTTCGACGTTCGCTGCGGTGACCGGGGTGGCGACGACCATGCTCGGCGACTGCCCGGCCCCGGAGCCGATCTCCGTGCTGCACATCCACGGCACCGCCGACGAGACGATCCCGTACACCGGCGGCCCGGGTCGCCGCGACGGCACCGGTAACGGCCGGGTGCCGGACAAGGCGGACGGCCCCGCTGCGCCGGACCTGGTCGGCCGGTGGCGGCAGGTCGACGAGTGCGGTGCCGCGCGGACCGCCACTGAGGGGAGTGTCACCACCTCGGTGGCGGACTGCGCCGCGGGTCGCGGCGTCACCCTCATCACCATCGACGGTGCCGGGCACCAGTGGCCCGGCTCCGAGACGACCGCCGCAGGCCGGCTGCTCGGCCTGGACCCGCCCGCCACCGAACTGGACGCCACCGCGACCAGCTGGCAGTTCTTCGCCGCGCATCCCAGACCCGCCTGA
- a CDS encoding alpha/beta fold hydrolase, giving the protein MLQVNGLVTHVQELPPVAAESAGGGVATAAGTGPGGEPAAGPAAESSADRPVAVLVHGIGPDSLASWYLSLAHPLADVGFRVIMYDLRGHGRTERPPTGYRMEDLVDDLAALLDRLGVDVPVHLLGNSLGGSIAFGYAARHPDRVASLVAVESAPATAQWLARVGRQLVRAAQPDGDGDSLLATRGGERGARYTAAVRRLVATTTAGRDLPASTPADPAAIRAITCPVLGVFGGDSSAADLAPALVELLPQTELVVVPGHRHAVLVTARDQVRHQVLPWLARQLADTGQPALRG; this is encoded by the coding sequence ATGCTCCAGGTCAACGGCCTGGTGACGCATGTCCAGGAACTCCCACCGGTGGCCGCCGAGTCGGCCGGCGGGGGAGTGGCCACCGCTGCGGGTACCGGCCCAGGCGGCGAGCCGGCCGCCGGCCCGGCGGCCGAGTCTTCGGCCGACCGGCCGGTCGCGGTTCTGGTCCACGGTATCGGGCCGGACAGCCTGGCCAGCTGGTACCTCAGCCTGGCGCATCCACTGGCCGACGTCGGGTTCCGGGTGATCATGTACGACCTGCGGGGCCACGGACGGACCGAGCGGCCGCCGACCGGATACCGGATGGAGGACCTGGTCGACGACCTGGCCGCGCTGCTGGACCGGCTCGGCGTCGACGTACCGGTGCATCTGCTGGGCAACTCGCTGGGCGGTTCCATCGCCTTCGGGTACGCGGCCCGGCATCCGGACCGGGTCGCCTCGCTGGTCGCGGTGGAGTCGGCACCGGCCACCGCCCAGTGGCTCGCCCGGGTGGGCCGTCAACTGGTCCGGGCCGCGCAGCCGGACGGCGACGGTGATTCGCTGTTGGCCACCCGTGGCGGTGAGCGGGGCGCCCGGTATACCGCGGCGGTCCGCCGGCTCGTCGCCACCACCACCGCCGGCCGGGACCTGCCAGCCAGCACACCCGCTGACCCGGCTGCGATACGGGCGATCACCTGCCCAGTGCTCGGCGTCTTCGGTGGTGACTCGTCCGCCGCCGATCTGGCACCGGCGCTGGTGGAACTGCTGCCGCAGACCGAGCTGGTGGTCGTCCCCGGGCACCGGCACGCGGTGCTGGTCACCGCCCGCGACCAGGTCCGGCACCAGGTGTTGCCCTGGCTCGCCCGCCAACTCGCCGACACCGGTCAGCCCGCCCTGCGCGGCTGA
- a CDS encoding ABC transporter ATP-binding protein codes for MSSTGTHPLVDGPAADAASAAPAPAAPPGSGPAVEVVDLVKRYPGQERNAIDSLSFAVRPGEVFGLLGPNGAGKSTTVGVLTTTIRASSGTARVDGVDVVRHPVAARTRFAVVPQYNNLDRSLTPRQNLLSHAAYHGVPRAERRRRADRLLTEFGLDKQADSRVDFFSGGMSQRLMIARALMHDPRVVFLDEPTNGLEPQARLLIRTRIRQLRERGVTVVLTSHEMTEVAELADRVAIVDHGRLLTLDTPANLVRGVAGRAVLDLSLRPGPGDGATDLLAALTALDGVRSGEVTAGGAGAPGPAGRGGPGPAGLAADPRIAARIAAARSDPRKAAKLAAARNDPRFAALFAAAPAAAADGPAGEIRLRLHLDADPAAVLGPALTVLTGRAAQLTDVHIGKPGLEDIFLSLTGKEIR; via the coding sequence ATGTCCAGTACCGGCACCCACCCGTTGGTCGACGGTCCGGCCGCCGACGCGGCATCGGCCGCCCCGGCACCGGCCGCCCCGCCCGGCTCCGGTCCGGCGGTCGAGGTCGTCGACCTGGTCAAGCGGTACCCGGGCCAGGAGCGCAACGCAATCGACTCGCTGTCGTTCGCGGTCCGACCCGGTGAGGTCTTCGGTCTGCTCGGACCCAACGGTGCCGGCAAGTCGACCACGGTGGGCGTGCTCACCACGACGATCCGGGCCAGCTCGGGCACGGCGCGGGTGGACGGCGTCGACGTCGTCCGGCACCCGGTGGCGGCCCGGACCCGGTTCGCCGTGGTGCCGCAGTACAACAACCTCGACCGGTCGTTGACTCCCCGGCAGAACCTGCTCAGCCACGCCGCGTACCACGGGGTGCCCCGGGCCGAGCGGCGCCGCCGGGCCGACCGGCTACTGACCGAGTTCGGCCTGGACAAGCAGGCCGACTCGCGGGTCGACTTCTTCTCCGGCGGCATGTCCCAGCGCCTGATGATCGCCCGCGCGCTGATGCACGACCCCCGGGTGGTCTTCCTCGACGAACCGACCAACGGGCTGGAGCCGCAGGCCCGGCTGCTGATCCGCACCCGGATCCGGCAGTTGCGCGAGCGTGGGGTGACCGTCGTGCTGACCAGCCACGAGATGACCGAGGTGGCGGAGCTGGCCGACCGGGTGGCGATCGTCGACCACGGCCGGCTGCTCACCCTGGACACCCCGGCGAACCTGGTACGCGGGGTGGCCGGCCGGGCGGTGCTGGATCTGTCCCTGCGCCCCGGGCCGGGTGACGGGGCGACGGATCTGCTCGCCGCGCTCACCGCGCTCGACGGTGTCCGTAGCGGGGAGGTCACCGCCGGCGGTGCCGGGGCCCCCGGGCCGGCGGGTCGCGGCGGTCCAGGGCCGGCCGGGCTGGCCGCCGATCCGCGGATCGCGGCCCGGATCGCCGCCGCCAGGTCCGATCCCCGGAAGGCCGCGAAGCTCGCCGCGGCCCGCAACGATCCACGGTTCGCCGCGCTGTTCGCCGCCGCACCGGCCGCCGCGGCCGACGGACCGGCGGGCGAGATCCGGCTGCGGCTACACCTCGACGCCGACCCCGCCGCCGTGCTCGGCCCGGCGTTGACGGTGCTGACCGGCCGCGCGGCCCAGCTGACCGACGTGCACATCGGCAAGCCCGGCCTGGAGGACATCTTCCTGAGCCTGACCGGTAAGGAGATCCGTTGA
- a CDS encoding acyl carrier protein → MPADHDTILTEISQMLRAVLPGIDPDEEITMDTSFRDDLEMESIDVISLAGRLQARYGDSVNFAQFVAGLDVDSLRALRVGELVEHISAALDSPPASVAQVAGQ, encoded by the coding sequence ATGCCCGCCGACCACGACACCATCCTGACGGAGATCTCGCAGATGCTGCGCGCGGTGCTGCCCGGCATCGATCCGGACGAGGAGATCACGATGGACACCAGCTTCCGTGACGACCTGGAGATGGAGAGCATCGACGTCATCTCGCTTGCCGGGCGGCTGCAGGCCCGGTACGGCGACTCGGTCAATTTTGCCCAGTTCGTCGCAGGGCTCGACGTGGACTCGCTGCGCGCGCTGCGGGTCGGCGAACTGGTCGAGCACATCTCCGCCGCGCTGGACAGCCCGCCGGCCAGCGTGGCGCAGGTGGCCGGCCAGTGA
- a CDS encoding sulfotransferase domain-containing protein gives MQFEAPGRAIIISSGRCGSTLLSDLIVEEPATLSVQEFFMATPSWAKASEPITGAAYWQVLSSPKPELATLFAIGLPPKEVRYPADGRWAGNLTELPQLLAITLPKLTDDPDGLFDQLAGQVPSFPEQPFVDHHRMFLDLLTRSTGKQRWVERSGGSSQIAPHLLRSFPDTRIVYLTRNWADTARSMSRHSSFQLIQLRLEFVSRCGVDPFRMGPDQQVPAELEHLLPGRITADLLRERGEDSTRYLGLCAFMAAQAEQALADNPPAHLLTMTYEDLVADPEPQLTRLGEFLEFDDPSGWALQVAGRVGKGGAVRQTAAV, from the coding sequence ATGCAGTTCGAGGCGCCCGGACGGGCGATCATCATCAGCAGCGGGCGGTGTGGTTCCACCCTGCTGTCCGACCTGATCGTCGAGGAGCCGGCGACCCTGTCCGTCCAGGAGTTCTTCATGGCCACCCCGTCGTGGGCGAAGGCCAGCGAGCCGATCACCGGGGCGGCGTACTGGCAGGTGCTGAGCAGCCCGAAGCCGGAGCTTGCCACCCTGTTCGCCATCGGCCTGCCGCCGAAGGAGGTGCGTTACCCGGCGGACGGCAGATGGGCCGGTAACCTGACCGAGCTGCCGCAGTTGCTGGCGATCACCCTGCCGAAGCTCACCGACGACCCGGACGGCCTGTTCGACCAGCTCGCCGGGCAGGTGCCGAGCTTTCCCGAGCAGCCCTTCGTCGACCATCACCGGATGTTCCTGGACCTGCTCACCCGGTCGACCGGCAAGCAACGCTGGGTGGAGCGGTCCGGCGGGTCCAGCCAGATCGCCCCGCATCTGCTGCGGTCGTTCCCGGACACCCGGATCGTCTATCTGACCCGCAACTGGGCGGACACCGCGCGGTCGATGAGCCGGCACTCGTCGTTCCAGCTCATCCAGCTGCGGCTGGAGTTCGTTTCCCGATGCGGCGTGGACCCGTTCCGGATGGGCCCGGACCAGCAGGTGCCGGCGGAGCTCGAGCACCTGCTGCCCGGCCGGATCACCGCCGACCTGTTGCGCGAGCGGGGCGAGGACAGCACCCGCTACCTCGGGCTCTGCGCGTTCATGGCGGCGCAGGCGGAGCAGGCGCTCGCCGACAATCCGCCGGCGCACCTGCTCACCATGACCTATGAGGACCTGGTCGCCGACCCGGAGCCGCAGCTGACCCGGCTCGGTGAGTTCCTGGAGTTCGACGACCCGTCCGGCTGGGCCCTACAGGTCGCCGGCCGGGTGGGCAAGGGTGGCGCGGTACGGCAGACCGCCGCCGTGTGA